A portion of the Paenibacillus hamazuiensis genome contains these proteins:
- the typA gene encoding translational GTPase TypA: MHSRDHIRNIAIIAHVDHGKTTLVDKLLQQSGAFRENEAVQERAMDSNDLERERGITILAKNTAIRYKDYLINIVDTPGHADFGGEVERIMKMVDGVLLVVDAFEGTMPQTKFVLRKALEQNLTPVVVVNKIDRPNARPAEVVDEVLDLFIELGANDDQLDFPVVYASALMGTSSLDPEKQDANMEAIYETIISHIPSPKEDMEQPLQFLVTLMDYNEYLGRIGIGRVNRGKIRQGQPVAVMTREGGMKQARIEKLFGFQGLKRIEIEEAGAGDIIAIAGIKEINIGETVADPANPEALPVLKIDEPTLQMTFLVNNSPFAGREGKWVTSRKLRERLYKELETDVSLRVEDTDSPDAFIVSGRGELHLGILIENMRREGFELQVSKPEVIIRVIDGQKMEPIERLIIDVPEDSMGAVMESLGTRKAEMVNMINNGSGNVRLEFLIPARGLIGYRTHFLTLTRGYGVMNHAFDSYGPYAGSGVGGRHEGVLVSSENGTSTLYGILSIEDRGILFLEPGTEVYEGMIVGEHNRDTDIIVNICKEKQLTNIRSATKDETVRMKTPRIFSLEQALEYLNDDEYCEITPKSVRLRKKILNKSERERAEKHRKMAEANA, translated from the coding sequence AAAACGAAGCGGTACAGGAGCGGGCTATGGACTCCAACGATTTGGAGCGGGAGCGCGGCATTACGATTTTGGCCAAAAATACGGCGATTCGATATAAAGATTATTTGATCAATATAGTCGATACGCCGGGGCACGCCGACTTCGGCGGCGAGGTCGAACGGATCATGAAAATGGTGGACGGCGTTTTGCTCGTCGTCGACGCGTTCGAAGGCACGATGCCGCAGACGAAGTTCGTACTGCGCAAAGCGCTCGAGCAAAACTTGACTCCGGTCGTCGTCGTAAATAAAATCGACCGCCCGAACGCTCGACCGGCGGAAGTGGTGGACGAGGTGCTCGACCTATTCATCGAGCTCGGCGCGAACGACGACCAGCTTGATTTTCCGGTCGTTTACGCATCGGCTCTCATGGGCACCTCCAGCCTTGATCCGGAGAAGCAGGATGCCAACATGGAGGCGATCTACGAAACGATCATCAGCCATATTCCGTCTCCGAAAGAAGATATGGAGCAGCCGCTGCAGTTCTTGGTGACTTTGATGGACTACAACGAATATTTGGGCCGCATCGGCATCGGCCGCGTGAATCGCGGCAAAATCCGTCAAGGCCAGCCTGTTGCCGTCATGACCCGAGAAGGCGGCATGAAGCAGGCGCGCATCGAGAAGCTGTTCGGCTTCCAGGGGCTGAAGCGCATCGAGATCGAAGAAGCCGGAGCGGGCGACATCATAGCGATTGCCGGCATTAAAGAAATCAACATCGGCGAAACGGTTGCTGATCCCGCGAATCCGGAAGCTCTGCCGGTGCTGAAAATCGACGAGCCGACGCTGCAGATGACGTTCCTTGTCAACAACAGCCCGTTTGCCGGCCGCGAGGGCAAATGGGTGACGTCGCGGAAGCTGCGCGAGCGACTTTACAAGGAGCTCGAAACCGACGTGTCTCTGCGCGTCGAAGATACCGACAGCCCGGATGCGTTTATCGTATCGGGCCGCGGCGAGCTGCATCTCGGCATCCTGATCGAAAATATGCGCCGGGAAGGCTTCGAGCTGCAAGTATCGAAGCCGGAGGTTATTATCCGCGTAATCGACGGGCAGAAGATGGAGCCGATCGAGCGGCTTATTATCGACGTCCCCGAAGACAGCATGGGCGCGGTGATGGAGAGCCTCGGTACGCGCAAAGCGGAAATGGTCAACATGATCAACAACGGGTCCGGCAACGTTCGCTTGGAGTTTTTGATTCCGGCGCGCGGCCTGATCGGCTACCGCACGCATTTCCTGACCTTGACCCGCGGCTACGGCGTCATGAACCACGCGTTCGACAGCTACGGCCCTTATGCGGGCAGCGGCGTAGGCGGACGCCACGAAGGCGTGCTCGTTTCCAGCGAAAACGGCACCTCCACGCTGTACGGCATTTTGTCGATCGAAGACCGCGGCATTCTGTTCTTGGAGCCGGGTACGGAAGTGTACGAAGGCATGATCGTCGGCGAACATAACCGCGATACCGACATCATCGTCAACATTTGCAAGGAAAAGCAGCTCACGAACATTCGCTCGGCGACCAAAGACGAGACGGTGCGCATGAAAACGCCGCGTATATTCTCTTTGGAGCAAGCGCTCGAATATTTGAACGACGACGAGTATTGCGAAATTACGCCAAAATCGGTCCGCTTGCGCAAGAAAATTTTGAACAAAAGCGAGCGGGAACGTGCGGAGAAGCACCGCAAGATGGCGGAAGCGAACGCATAA